In the genome of Treponema pedis, one region contains:
- a CDS encoding Hpt domain-containing protein translates to MNEPDMLNKNEAIERLGGDEEIYLELLKTFLDVYKNDEKEAAALKFLLQGSAEKIIEDTEVCENVRKEAHKIKGAAYTVGANLLGHAALAIEAFFKDGNTSFNEESSDRLQSLLKEFSDIYEKTIMEIAKCIS, encoded by the coding sequence ATGAATGAACCTGATATGCTTAATAAAAATGAAGCAATAGAAAGATTAGGCGGCGATGAGGAAATATATTTGGAACTCTTAAAAACTTTTTTAGACGTTTACAAAAACGATGAAAAAGAAGCCGCAGCACTTAAATTTCTTTTACAGGGCAGTGCGGAAAAGATTATCGAAGATACGGAAGTCTGCGAAAATGTCCGCAAAGAAGCTCATAAAATTAAAGGAGCTGCATATACTGTAGGAGCAAATTTACTCGGTCATGCCGCTCTCGCAATAGAGGCGTTTTTTAAGGACGGAAATACTTCATTTAATGAAGAAAGTTCCGATAGGCTTCAATCCTTATTAAAAGAATTTTCCGATATTTATGAGAAAACAATTATGGAAATAGCAAAATGTATAAGCTGA